From Pelagicoccus enzymogenes, a single genomic window includes:
- a CDS encoding alpha/beta hydrolase, whose product MPETEYTLRSEILDNERRIWIREPASLQTDLDLLIVLDAELYRNRVQAPQIIEDLFESGTLAQTLVVYVSSVSMDVRWIECPCYPPFAAFVTKELIPSIHERYPKTVQAKERVIAGLSYTGLAASFVALTHDGLFTKVISQSGSYWSNDCWLIREFDGQSLNHPPAFFLDVGDKETQEYVWHKEDVVQTISQVEGVERFRDMLLKNGYEVRYDTFSGGHSAEAWATSLPNALKWALG is encoded by the coding sequence ATGCCCGAAACCGAGTACACCCTGCGCAGCGAGATTCTCGATAACGAGCGACGAATCTGGATACGCGAACCCGCCTCCCTCCAAACGGACCTCGATCTCCTCATCGTCCTCGACGCCGAGCTCTACCGCAATCGCGTGCAAGCTCCGCAGATCATCGAGGACCTCTTCGAATCCGGCACGCTCGCCCAAACCTTGGTCGTCTACGTCTCTAGCGTCAGTATGGACGTCCGCTGGATCGAGTGCCCCTGCTACCCTCCCTTCGCCGCCTTCGTAACCAAAGAGTTGATACCTTCGATCCACGAACGCTATCCCAAAACAGTCCAGGCCAAGGAACGCGTCATCGCCGGACTCAGCTACACCGGACTCGCCGCCTCCTTCGTCGCCCTCACCCACGACGGCCTTTTCACAAAAGTCATTTCCCAATCCGGTTCCTACTGGTCCAACGATTGTTGGCTCATTCGGGAATTCGACGGCCAATCCCTGAACCATCCGCCCGCCTTCTTCCTAGACGTAGGCGACAAGGAAACGCAGGAGTATGTCTGGCACAAAGAAGACGTCGTGCAAACCATCTCCCAGGTGGAAGGCGTCGAACGCTTCCGCGACATGTTGTTGAAAAACGGATACGAGGTACGCTACGACACCTTCTCCGGCGGACATTCCGCCGAAGCCTGGGCCACCTCTCTCCCCAACGCCCTGAAGTGGGCGCTGGGGTGA
- a CDS encoding M48 family metalloprotease — protein sequence MQKDPAQLQARSRKYARIDFALIALCLAANAVLAYLIVRESSLYSVFVSCILFGLSYAIHLSFAHGLFKLPKARLVEFGSTQKIGRYQAGEIYLMMRELLAPHRGKEQPRTYITFQKYDGAFVLNSLLFNFVKPLNAVYISQHLFQILKPGEIKAILAHELAHFYEYIRPLSRVHFALMGFNALFPIYLSLDAGSISLWQAFLIWLAFSLLFNFSVNTWLGRTSRDHEHLCDLSAARRYGVLNIANGLFGVCKTAEIQAQLYKALLQRIRNDNTLSIDQLDELLFRCENELPAKAIGQKDIQRLVSNILASPQSQQIRKPLDAQQQAKEEQLIQKAIDRLLLDRDFKLLDWKRFDFVIPDGRLNQAEYERLVRTLDASPQHQLFNIATDNVRESKNSTHPTVAQRILFLENARLLDPSIPI from the coding sequence TACCTCATCGTCAGAGAAAGCTCGCTCTACTCCGTATTCGTTTCCTGTATACTATTCGGGCTTTCCTACGCCATCCACCTCAGCTTCGCCCACGGACTCTTCAAGCTCCCCAAGGCCCGCCTCGTCGAATTTGGCTCCACCCAAAAGATCGGTCGCTACCAAGCGGGCGAAATCTACCTCATGATGCGTGAACTGCTCGCCCCGCATCGCGGCAAAGAACAACCCCGCACCTACATCACCTTCCAGAAATACGACGGCGCCTTCGTGCTCAACAGCCTGCTCTTCAATTTCGTCAAACCGCTCAACGCCGTCTACATCTCCCAGCACCTTTTCCAAATCCTCAAGCCCGGCGAAATCAAAGCGATCCTCGCCCACGAGCTCGCCCATTTCTACGAATACATCCGCCCACTCAGCCGCGTTCACTTCGCTCTCATGGGCTTCAACGCCCTCTTCCCCATTTACCTCAGCCTCGACGCCGGCTCCATCTCCCTCTGGCAAGCCTTCCTCATCTGGCTCGCCTTCTCCCTGCTCTTCAACTTCTCCGTCAACACCTGGCTAGGCCGCACCTCCCGCGACCACGAACACCTCTGCGACCTTTCCGCCGCCCGCCGCTACGGAGTCCTCAACATCGCAAACGGCCTCTTCGGCGTCTGCAAAACCGCCGAAATCCAAGCCCAGCTCTACAAAGCCCTGCTTCAACGTATCCGCAACGACAATACACTCTCCATCGATCAGCTCGACGAGCTGCTCTTTCGCTGCGAAAACGAACTGCCCGCCAAAGCCATCGGCCAAAAAGACATCCAACGCCTCGTCAGCAACATCCTCGCCAGTCCCCAGTCCCAACAAATCCGCAAGCCCCTCGACGCTCAGCAACAAGCCAAGGAGGAACAGCTCATCCAAAAGGCCATCGACCGGCTCCTGCTCGACCGGGACTTCAAGCTGCTCGACTGGAAACGCTTCGACTTCGTCATCCCCGACGGCCGCCTCAACCAGGCCGAATACGAGCGTCTCGTACGCACCCTCGACGCCAGCCCCCAGCACCAACTCTTCAACATCGCTACCGACAACGTACGCGAAAGCAAAAACAGCACCCATCCCACCGTCGCCCAACGCATCCTCTTCCTCGAAAACGCCCGCCTCCTCGACCCCAGCATTCCCATCTAG